One genomic segment of Odocoileus virginianus isolate 20LAN1187 ecotype Illinois chromosome 17, Ovbor_1.2, whole genome shotgun sequence includes these proteins:
- the ARL16 gene encoding ADP-ribosylation factor-like protein 16 isoform X3, which produces MPGGGVYPMRAELRVGTNLTDIVAQKKITIRELGGCMGPIWSSYYGNCHSLLFMVDASNPTQLSASCVQLLGLLSAEELAEASVLILFNKIDLPCYMTIEEMKSLIRLPDLIACAKQSITTVEISARKGTGLSDVLRWLQDTHRTNG; this is translated from the exons ATGCCCGGCGGCGGAGTCTATCCAATGAGAGCGGAGCTGAGG GTGGGTACCAACTTAACGGACATTGTGGCTCAAAAAAAGATCACCATCCGGGAGCTGGGGGGCTGCATGGGCCCCATCTGGTCCAGTTACTATGGAAACTGTCATTCTCTCCTG TTCATGGTGGATGCCTCTAACCCCACCCAGCTCTCGGCATCGTGTGTGCAGCTCCTGGGTCTCCTATCGGCAGAAGAACTTGCAGAAGCATCAGTTCTGATTCTCTTCAATAAAAT TGACCTGCCCTGTTACATGACCATAGAAGAGATGAAGTCGTTAATCAGGCTCCCGGACCTCATTGCTTGTGCCAAGCAGAGCATCACCACCGTAGAAATTAGTGCCCGGAAAGGCACTGGTTTGTCAGATGTGCTGCGCTGGCTCCAGGACACCCACAGAACCAATGGTTGA
- the ARL16 gene encoding ADP-ribosylation factor-like protein 16 isoform X2 translates to MCLLLGATGVGKTMLVKRLQKLSSRDGKDDLGDPPLTRPTVGTNLTDIVAQKKITIRELGGCMGPIWSSYYGNCHSLLFMVDASNPTQLSASCVQLLGLLSAEELAEASVLILFNKIDLPCYMTIEEMKSLIRLPDLIACAKQSITTVEISARKGTGLSDVLRWLQDTHRTNG, encoded by the exons ATGTGTCTCCTATTGGGGGCCACGGGGGTGGGGAAGACGATGTTGGTGAAACGCCTGCAGA AGCTGAGCTCCCGGGATGGGAAGGACGACCTGGGCGATCCGCCCCTGACGCGGCCCACG GTGGGTACCAACTTAACGGACATTGTGGCTCAAAAAAAGATCACCATCCGGGAGCTGGGGGGCTGCATGGGCCCCATCTGGTCCAGTTACTATGGAAACTGTCATTCTCTCCTG TTCATGGTGGATGCCTCTAACCCCACCCAGCTCTCGGCATCGTGTGTGCAGCTCCTGGGTCTCCTATCGGCAGAAGAACTTGCAGAAGCATCAGTTCTGATTCTCTTCAATAAAAT TGACCTGCCCTGTTACATGACCATAGAAGAGATGAAGTCGTTAATCAGGCTCCCGGACCTCATTGCTTGTGCCAAGCAGAGCATCACCACCGTAGAAATTAGTGCCCGGAAAGGCACTGGTTTGTCAGATGTGCTGCGCTGGCTCCAGGACACCCACAGAACCAATGGTTGA
- the ARL16 gene encoding ADP-ribosylation factor-like protein 16 isoform X1, protein MASGAGFVWGVRAGGRARPARPLWPHSRVLDYLAQLSSRDGKDDLGDPPLTRPTVGTNLTDIVAQKKITIRELGGCMGPIWSSYYGNCHSLLFMVDASNPTQLSASCVQLLGLLSAEELAEASVLILFNKIDLPCYMTIEEMKSLIRLPDLIACAKQSITTVEISARKGTGLSDVLRWLQDTHRTNG, encoded by the exons ATGGCGAGCGGAGCGGGGTTCGTCTGGGGCGTTCGGGCGGGGGGCAGGGCCCGGCCGGCGCGCCCTCTTTGGCCCCACTCAAGAGTCCTTGACTACCTCGCACAGCTGAGCTCCCGGGATGGGAAGGACGACCTGGGCGATCCGCCCCTGACGCGGCCCACG GTGGGTACCAACTTAACGGACATTGTGGCTCAAAAAAAGATCACCATCCGGGAGCTGGGGGGCTGCATGGGCCCCATCTGGTCCAGTTACTATGGAAACTGTCATTCTCTCCTG TTCATGGTGGATGCCTCTAACCCCACCCAGCTCTCGGCATCGTGTGTGCAGCTCCTGGGTCTCCTATCGGCAGAAGAACTTGCAGAAGCATCAGTTCTGATTCTCTTCAATAAAAT TGACCTGCCCTGTTACATGACCATAGAAGAGATGAAGTCGTTAATCAGGCTCCCGGACCTCATTGCTTGTGCCAAGCAGAGCATCACCACCGTAGAAATTAGTGCCCGGAAAGGCACTGGTTTGTCAGATGTGCTGCGCTGGCTCCAGGACACCCACAGAACCAATGGTTGA